The Delphinus delphis chromosome 2, mDelDel1.2, whole genome shotgun sequence genome contains a region encoding:
- the LOC132419624 gene encoding eosinophil cationic protein-like, translating into MVPRQQNAQLPLFLLLGLLGVVISLHAQLTPAQRFQFQHLNMTHPRCNDAMRVVNGYRRACKGENTFLHTTFADVARVCHTRNVPCHRSNGTNCHRSPHRVLVTYCNLRGKENNYRNCRYRQISNRKIYIIACGNRLPQDDATYPVVPVHLDDII; encoded by the coding sequence ATGGTTCCAAGACAGCAGAATGCCCAGCTTCCTCTCTTTTTGCTGCTGGGGCTCTTGGGAGTGGTGATCTCACTCCATGCCCAATTAACCCCGGCTCAGAGGTTTCAGTTTCAGCACCTAAATATGACCCACCCTCGATGCAATGATGCAATGCGGGTGGTTAACGGTTACAGAAGGGCATGCAAAGGTGAAAATACTTTTCTCCACACAACGTTTGCTGATGTAGCTCGTGTTTGTCACACCAGAAATGTACCCTGCCATAGATCAAACGGGACGAATTGTCATAGAAGCCCACATCGAGTGCTTGTAACCTACTGCAACctcagaggaaaggaaaacaattatAGGAACTGCCGTTATAGACAGATAAGTAATCGGAAGATCTACATCATTGCGTGTGGAAACAGATTACCACAGGACGATGCCACGTACCCCGTGGTTCCAGTTCACTTGGATGACATCATCTAA